The genomic stretch CGGTGCCCCTGTGGCCGGCGTTCCCGGATTCCGCGGATGCCCTCCGCGTGCTCAAGGGGCATTACAAGCTCGTCATCCTCTCGAACGTGCACCGCGAGGGCTTCACGGCCTCCAACCGCAAGCTCGGAGTCGATTTCGATGCGATCTACACCGCGGAGGACATTGGCTCGTACAAACCGGCCGATGCGAACTTCGAGTACCTTCTCGCGCATCTCGATTCGGACCTCGGGATGAGTAAGGCCGACGTTCTACACACCGCCCAAAGCCTGCATCACGACCACAGGCCCGCGCAGCGTTTCGGCCTGGCCAACGCCTGGATCGACCGTCAGCGACTCTCGGAGGGCGGGAGTTGGGGGGCGACGGAAAGAGTCGAAGACATACCGGAACTGGACTTCAAGTTCTTTTCCATGGGCGAGATGGCCCAAGCGGTGTTGGCCGCGGCGGGGTGACGTCAGGAAGACGCCGCGGCACAGGGAAATGCGATAACGTCCGCATGCCGCACCGTCACGCGCACCCGGGTGCCGGCCGGCAGAACATACGTCGAGGGCTGGCTGCTGCGAATGCGCACACCCGAGGGAAGGGCCACCTGGTACAGGTTCTCGGCACCGCGAAACCGCCGGCGCGCCACCACCCCGACTCCGTCCTCCGCGGGTTCCAGCTCCACCTCGTCCGGCCGCACCAGGACGTCGACCCTCGTATCGGCGGGCAGTCCGGGATCGTTGGGGAACTTGCCCAGTTCGGTCTCGATGCCGTCGCACACCACCCCTGGGATGAAGTCCGACCGGCCCACGAACTCGGCGACGAAACGCGTCTCAGGCTGACGGTACAATACCTCGGGTTCGGAAATCTGTTCCAGCACACCGCGGTTCAGGATGCCGATGCGGTCCGCCAGCGTGAACGCCTCTTCCTGGTCGTGGGTCACGATGATGGCGCTGGTGTCCGACTCTCGCAGGATCCGCAGCAGCTCCTCGCGCATCTCGGCCCTCATGTCGGAGTCCAGGTTGCTGAAGGGCTCGTCCAGCAGGAGCACCAGGGGATTGGGCGCCAGCGCCCGGGCCAGCGCCACGCGCTGCTGCTGGCCGCCGGAGATCTCGTGGGGATAGCGGGCGGCCATTTCGTCCATGCCGACCACGGCGAGCACGCGCCGCGCCGTGTCCTCTCGGTCCTTGCGCGACCGGCCCCGCAGGCCGAACATGACGTTCTCCAGCAACGTCAGGTGCGGAAACAGGGCGTAGTCCTGGAAGACCATGCCGATGCGCCGTTGCTCGGGCTCGATCCACATGCCGTCGCCCGAGAGGGGCGCTCCGTGGAGCAGTATCCTGCCGCTGTCGGGCCGGTCGAAACCCGCGATCATGCGCAGGGTCGTGGTCTTGCCCGAGCCGCTGGGACCGAGCAGCGCGAGGATCTCCCGTTCCCCCAAGGTGAAGCTCACGTGGGACACCGCCACCGGGGCGATGCGCGCATGGGTCTTGGAGATATCCTCGAGAGTGATCAGGGACACCGGTGTCCTCACGCTTCAACCACGGCGGCCGACGAGGGGCCCTCGCCGCAGTCGAGCCACCAGCGCTCCAGGTCCCGCAGCGCCCGTTCCGCCATGAACTCCTTCTTGCGCCGGCCCTTTGTCTTGAAGGGAAGACTCGGGAAGAGCCCGAAGTTGACGTTCATTGGCTGAAAGTCGCGGCGCCCGGGATCGGACACGTAGTTGAGCAGGGCGCCCAGCGCCGTGGTGGCGGGCGGTGTCACCGGCTTGCCTCCGGAAACCAGCCGGGCCGCGTTGACACCGGCCAGGAGGCCGGAGGCGGCCGATTCGATGTAGCCCTCGACTCCGGTGATCTGGCCGGCGAAGAAGAGCCGCGGGCCGCCGCGCCACTGCAGGGTCGGCAAGAGGTGCCGCGGCGCGTTGATGTAGGTGTTGCGGTGCAGGCTGCCGTAGCGCACGAACACCGCGTCGGCCAGTCCCGGGATCAGCGAGAACACGCGCTTCTGCTCGGGCCAGGTCATCTTGGTCTGAAAGCCCACGAGGTTGTACAGCGTCCCCTCGCGGTTCTCCTGGCGCAACTGCACCACCGCGTAGGGCCTCTCCCCGGAAGCCGGGTCCACGAGCCCGGTGGGGCGCATGGGCCCGAACGCCAGGGTCTCGCGGCCGCGCCGGGCCATCTCCTCGACCGGGAGACAACCCTCGAAGAAGCGCTCGAAGCTGCGCACCGGCACCTTCTCGGCTTCCACCACGGAGTCCACCAGCCGGTAGTATTCGGCCTGGGTCAGCGGCAGGTTCAGGTAGTCGCCTGGATTCTCGTCGTAGCGGGAGGCGCGAAACGCCACCGACGCGTCCACGGACTCGGCGGTGACCACGGGCGAGATGGCATCGTAGTAGTAGAGATGCTCGGCTCCCAGCAGCTCCCGCAAGCGCTCCGACAGCGCACCCGCGGTCAGCGGCCCGGTGGCGACGATGGTGAGGCCCGGCGGGATGGAGTCGATCTCGCGGCGGATCAGGCGCAGGTCCGGCAGCGACGACACGCGCTCGGAAACGGCCTCCGCGAACCGCACCCGGTCCACCGCCAGGGCGGACCCCGCGGGCACCCGGTGGGCCTCCCCCAGCTCGATCATCAACGAGCCCATGCGGCGCATCTCTTCCTTCAGCAGCCCCGCGCCGGTGGTCAGCGACCGGGAACGGAACGAGTTGCTGCACACCAGCTCCGCGAGATGGGCGGTGGTGTGCGCCTCGGTGCGCCGCGCCGGCCTCATCTCGTACAGGTCCACCGGCACGCCCCGCCGGGCGAGCTGCCACGCCGCCTCGCATCCCGCGAGACCGCCGCCCACGACGTTGACGCGCTCGATATTGCCGCTCACGTGCATATTCATGCTGTCATACGCAAAGGGGCGGCAGACTGGACCTCTGCCGCCCCCACCCCTTCATCCATACCACACGGGCACTTCGAACGTAAGGCGACTCGGGAAACCAACACGTTATCGAGCGCCTCCGGTGTCGCCGATGACGGCCGTGTTCAGCGCGTATCTGTTTCCCGGCAACTGCTTGAGCAAACCTCCCAGCTCCAACTCCAGAAGCACCTCGCAGACCTGCTGGGCCGGAAGGCCAGTGCGGTCCATCACGTCGTCCATCGGCAGCGGCCCGGCTTCAAGGTTCAGTAGGATCGCGCGCGCCGCGCCGCCGAGCGGAGTTCGGGAAACGACACCACCCGACTCGACCGCGACGGCCGGAGCCGCGTCGCGCGCGGGCGCCGCCTGCGCCGCCAGTTGCGGCGCGATCTCCTCGATCACGTCGCTCACGTCCTCCACCAGCTTGGCTCCCTGCCGGATGAGCCGATGGGGGCCGCGGCTGCGGCTGGCGCGCGCCGGGCCGGGCACGGCGAACACCTCCCGGTCCTGCTCCAGGGCCCAGCGCGCCGTGATGAGGGAACCGCTGCGCTCGGTGGCTTCCACCACCACTATGCCGAGGGCGAGGCCGCTGATGAGGCGGTTGCGCGAGGGGAAATGGTGCGACAGCGGGCGCGTGCCCAGAGGATGCTCCGAGAGCACCGCGCCGCTCCCTTCGATGCGGCCGCTGAGATCGCGGTGCTCCGGCGGATAGGGCACGTCCACTCCCGAGCCCAGCACCGCCACGGTCCAGCCGCCTCCGTCGAGCGCGGCCTCGTGGGCGTGCCGGTCGATGCCACGGGCCATGCCGCTGACCACCACGACGCCCGCCGAGGCCAACCCCCGGCACAGCAGCCGGGTCATCTCGCGGCCGTACTCGCTCGGCGCGCGCGTCCCCACGACACCCACCGAGGCGTACCCCGCCACCTCCGGCGAACCCTTGACGTAGAGCACCGGAGGCGGATCGTGTATGGCGCGCAGCCGTTCCGGATAGGCCGGGTCCGTGTACCGCACCAGCCGCACCCCGGAATCGCGCACCCGCCGCATCTCTTCCGCCACGCGGTCCCACGCCGAGAACGCCAGCAGTCCTTCCACCGCCTGCCGGCTCAACCCGGCGATCTCCCGCAGCCCGCCCCCGCCGCCGAAAAACGCGTCCGTGGGATCGGCGAAGGCTTCCGCGATGCGCCGGAACCCGACGCACCCAAGGCCCGGAATCTCGCCGAACGCAAGCCAGGCGAGGTCCCGCCGGCTCTCGTCCGGCGTCCGGCCCGATGCACCCGCCCCGCCGCGCACTAGCTCTCGTCCCTGCCCGCGCGCGCCCGGAACGTCAGGCGCAGGGGCGCGTGCTCGAGGCCCAGCTCCGCGCGCAGCGCCTTCACGAGGTAACGCTGGTAGCCCGCGCCGAAGCCTTGGGGATTGTTCAC from Deltaproteobacteria bacterium encodes the following:
- a CDS encoding haloacid dehalogenase type II, whose translation is MAELTDYRVLTFDCYGTLIDWETGIWDALQPLIMRSGRSDVTREAGLVAFATHESRHQRSSPGLRYPELLGRVHRSIADSLGMATNKGLDEAFGESVPLWPAFPDSADALRVLKGHYKLVILSNVHREGFTASNRKLGVDFDAIYTAEDIGSYKPADANFEYLLAHLDSDLGMSKADVLHTAQSLHHDHRPAQRFGLANAWIDRQRLSEGGSWGATERVEDIPELDFKFFSMGEMAQAVLAAAG
- a CDS encoding ABC transporter ATP-binding protein — protein: MSLITLEDISKTHARIAPVAVSHVSFTLGEREILALLGPSGSGKTTTLRMIAGFDRPDSGRILLHGAPLSGDGMWIEPEQRRIGMVFQDYALFPHLTLLENVMFGLRGRSRKDREDTARRVLAVVGMDEMAARYPHEISGGQQQRVALARALAPNPLVLLLDEPFSNLDSDMRAEMREELLRILRESDTSAIIVTHDQEEAFTLADRIGILNRGVLEQISEPEVLYRQPETRFVAEFVGRSDFIPGVVCDGIETELGKFPNDPGLPADTRVDVLVRPDEVELEPAEDGVGVVARRRFRGAENLYQVALPSGVRIRSSQPSTYVLPAGTRVRVTVRHADVIAFPCAAASS
- the trmFO gene encoding methylenetetrahydrofolate--tRNA-(uracil(54)-C(5))-methyltransferase (FADH(2)-oxidizing) TrmFO codes for the protein MSGNIERVNVVGGGLAGCEAAWQLARRGVPVDLYEMRPARRTEAHTTAHLAELVCSNSFRSRSLTTGAGLLKEEMRRMGSLMIELGEAHRVPAGSALAVDRVRFAEAVSERVSSLPDLRLIRREIDSIPPGLTIVATGPLTAGALSERLRELLGAEHLYYYDAISPVVTAESVDASVAFRASRYDENPGDYLNLPLTQAEYYRLVDSVVEAEKVPVRSFERFFEGCLPVEEMARRGRETLAFGPMRPTGLVDPASGERPYAVVQLRQENREGTLYNLVGFQTKMTWPEQKRVFSLIPGLADAVFVRYGSLHRNTYINAPRHLLPTLQWRGGPRLFFAGQITGVEGYIESAASGLLAGVNAARLVSGGKPVTPPATTALGALLNYVSDPGRRDFQPMNVNFGLFPSLPFKTKGRRKKEFMAERALRDLERWWLDCGEGPSSAAVVEA
- the dprA gene encoding DNA-processing protein DprA — encoded protein: MRGGAGASGRTPDESRRDLAWLAFGEIPGLGCVGFRRIAEAFADPTDAFFGGGGGLREIAGLSRQAVEGLLAFSAWDRVAEEMRRVRDSGVRLVRYTDPAYPERLRAIHDPPPVLYVKGSPEVAGYASVGVVGTRAPSEYGREMTRLLCRGLASAGVVVVSGMARGIDRHAHEAALDGGGWTVAVLGSGVDVPYPPEHRDLSGRIEGSGAVLSEHPLGTRPLSHHFPSRNRLISGLALGIVVVEATERSGSLITARWALEQDREVFAVPGPARASRSRGPHRLIRQGAKLVEDVSDVIEEIAPQLAAQAAPARDAAPAVAVESGGVVSRTPLGGAARAILLNLEAGPLPMDDVMDRTGLPAQQVCEVLLELELGGLLKQLPGNRYALNTAVIGDTGGAR